The Lewinellaceae bacterium genome includes a region encoding these proteins:
- a CDS encoding FAD-dependent monooxygenase yields MSQQKIIIVGAGLAGSLLAIQMANRGFEVALYERRPDMRTVDISAGRSINLALSDRGIAALKRVGMDDYIMAEAVPMPGRLIHGLSGETNFQPYSGREGENINSISRGGLNRALMDKAEALGNVKIFFNKRCETVDFDRAEAVFHDEITGESTTATGDVIIGTDGANSAVRNEMMHIAPKLRFSFSQHYLDHGYKELSIPSKGKNGFRMEKNALHIWPRGTYMLIALPNFDGSFTVTLFMPFEGEPGFNNLDTEAKVMAFFEAKFPDVVPLMPDLVEDFFDNPSSSLATIKCYPWQVNGKTLLVGDSAHAVVPFYGQGMNASFEDCHELDKYIEAYGTDWKRVFENYQKFRKKDADAIGDLAEENYFEMRAHVADPVFVLKRQLETTLEQTYPGYFSKYSMVTFREDIPYSVAMKKGRAQDDLLMKICSEVDSVDELDMEDVLRQLQRV; encoded by the coding sequence ATGTCACAACAAAAAATAATCATCGTTGGAGCCGGACTGGCGGGCTCGTTATTGGCCATCCAAATGGCTAATCGAGGTTTTGAAGTTGCATTGTACGAACGCCGGCCGGATATGAGAACCGTAGATATTTCTGCCGGGCGATCCATAAACCTAGCTTTGTCAGACCGGGGCATTGCCGCCCTGAAAAGGGTGGGGATGGACGACTATATCATGGCCGAGGCGGTGCCCATGCCGGGAAGGCTGATTCACGGCCTTTCGGGAGAAACCAACTTCCAGCCTTATAGCGGCAGGGAAGGAGAGAATATCAATTCCATTTCAAGAGGAGGCCTGAACAGAGCCTTGATGGACAAAGCGGAGGCTTTGGGCAACGTAAAAATATTTTTCAATAAACGTTGTGAAACCGTAGATTTTGATCGTGCGGAGGCTGTTTTCCATGATGAGATTACTGGGGAGTCCACCACTGCCACCGGCGATGTGATCATCGGAACGGATGGCGCCAATTCAGCCGTACGCAATGAAATGATGCATATCGCTCCGAAGCTCAGGTTTAGCTTTTCCCAACATTACCTGGATCACGGGTACAAGGAACTCAGTATTCCTTCCAAGGGAAAAAATGGATTCCGCATGGAAAAAAATGCGCTCCACATCTGGCCACGCGGTACCTATATGCTGATCGCGCTGCCCAATTTTGACGGAAGTTTTACCGTTACGCTTTTTATGCCTTTTGAAGGAGAGCCCGGGTTCAATAACCTGGATACTGAAGCTAAAGTGATGGCTTTCTTTGAAGCGAAATTTCCCGACGTGGTGCCGCTCATGCCAGATCTGGTGGAAGACTTTTTTGATAATCCTTCCAGTTCTTTGGCCACCATCAAATGTTATCCGTGGCAGGTGAATGGAAAGACCTTGCTGGTCGGGGATTCTGCCCATGCCGTAGTGCCTTTTTACGGTCAGGGGATGAATGCTTCTTTTGAGGATTGCCACGAGCTGGATAAATACATCGAAGCCTACGGGACCGACTGGAAGCGGGTATTTGAAAATTATCAGAAATTCAGAAAAAAGGATGCCGATGCCATCGGCGACCTGGCGGAGGAAAATTATTTTGAGATGCGCGCTCATGTGGCCGACCCTGTTTTTGTATTAAAACGCCAGCTGGAGACCACCCTGGAACAAACCTATCCCGGGTATTTTTCAAAATATTCCATGGTGACTTTCCGGGAAGATATTCCGTATTCCGTGGCGATGAAAAAAGGCCGCGCACAGGATGATTTGCTGATGAAGATTTGCTCCGAAGTGGATAGTGTGGACGAGCTGGATATGGAGGATGTGCTGAGGCAATTGCAAAGGGTTTGA
- a CDS encoding 3-hydroxyanthranilate 3,4-dioxygenase, translating to MSQLVTPVNFMKWIDENRDKLKPPVCNEVVWENTDYIAMVVGGPNSRKDYHYNETPEFFYQVEGDMVLKVIDDGEFRDVHIREGEIFTLPPKVPHSPQRFPNTVGLVIESKRPEGVMDALEWYCESCGHQLYREPFPLENIVTQMPVIFDRYYSDEKLRTCDNCGHEMQPPK from the coding sequence ATGAGTCAATTAGTAACACCCGTCAATTTCATGAAGTGGATTGATGAAAACAGAGATAAACTCAAACCCCCCGTTTGTAACGAGGTGGTATGGGAAAATACGGATTACATCGCCATGGTCGTCGGTGGCCCCAATTCCCGCAAGGATTACCATTACAATGAAACTCCGGAGTTCTTTTACCAGGTCGAGGGCGATATGGTGCTGAAAGTGATCGATGATGGTGAATTCAGGGATGTTCACATCAGGGAAGGAGAGATCTTTACCTTGCCACCCAAGGTGCCACATTCTCCGCAAAGATTTCCCAATACGGTAGGCCTGGTCATCGAATCCAAACGCCCTGAAGGCGTGATGGATGCCCTGGAATGGTATTGTGAAAGCTGTGGTCACCAATTGTACCGCGAGCCGTTTCCTTTGGAAAATATCGTCACCCAGATGCCTGTTATTTTTGATCGGTATTACAGCGATGAAAAGTTACGTACCTGCGACAACTGCGGGCACGAAATGCAACCACCGAAATAG